TCTGATTCCTCGCTAAGAACGATACGTAAAGGGGCCGGCATTGGTTCACGCAAGATACAGGTTTTACCTTCTCTCCTATCTTAGGTTTAATCTCGCCTACATACTTATCTAATTCTGATACAGATTTTTCCTAATAGCAAGATATAGCTAGGGGTTTAAGGTCAACTTAAATGATTTGCTTCTGGTAAAGGTTGAATGTTTAGAAAATATTTATATTAGATGATATAAACTTTATGCAAACACTAATTCACCTAAACTAAACTGCTCCTCTATAAGTGGTTATCAATATCCTCCCCGAAAGAATATTTCTGCCCACTTAAAAATAGCAACTCATCCAACTGTGGACGGAGGAATCTTACAAACATGAAAATTATAATAATTTTTGAAATTCAGTTTTAGAGATAGCTTAGCGAGACTATGCCACACGTTTTACTGGTCGATGATAAAAAGCCATTGCGCGATAGTCTTAGCTATACCTTAAAAAAAGAAGGCTATTGTGTAACAACGGCAGAAAATGGGCAGGCAGCCATCAAACTGTATCACAAGCAGGTGCCGGACGTAATTCTTTTAGACCTGATGCTATCGATAATAGATGGCATGGAGATATGCTGGCGCATTCGGGCATTTTCCAACGTTCTAATCTTGATGTTAACAGCCAAAGACGAAGAGATTGACAGAACTTGGGGATTAAAAGCGGGAGCCAATGACTACATCACCAAACCATTTAAAACTTGTGAACTACTGGAAAGAATAAAAGCTATCTTACAGCAACGTCAATCAAACTAACAGCCTTTACAAGAAGATTAAAAACGGCACCGCACAAAGATTAGCTCTTATTGTCCATCTTAACGTTGAAGCGTAAAATACTATCAAACAAGCTAAGGATAATTAAGCACATCTTATCCCTTAAAATCAAATGCATGAACCACCAATAAATATTTTTTTAGAGCGTTCGAGTAACTTATCATTAGTCCGCTTTCTACTATTTTTTGCCTCAGGCTGGGCAGTGAATATCTACTTGAGTTGCCCTGACCGTGCAGGCTTTATATTGAGAGGTTCCTTGCCTCAAGTTAGGTGATATTAATCCGTCGATATCGTGCCTGAACTATATAGTAGATACCATAAGCAATCAGACCGAGCGCTACGATTCCTAATAGCCAGCGACCATAGTGTTGTCGTGCCAGTGAGTCCAATGCCCCTTCTAATCCTCTAACTTGTTTGGACTTAGACTGATGCGCTGCCTGAATTAAGAAAAAGCCAATTATGCTATAAACAACGCCCTTTGCAACTAGACCAAATCTGCCGATGTGGGTTGCCCAAGTTTTTTCGGTGTCGCTCATCTCGTTGAGTTTGAAGTTTCGACTGAATTTGGCGGTGTAGGCTTGATAGAACTCGTAGAAACCTACCCCAATTACCATTGCTCCTACTGTTCCAACTAACCACTGACCAAAGGGCTGGGCTAGTAATAGGGCTGTCCAGTCTCTCGACTCATCATCATTGTCTATATCTACTTCACCATCTAATTTATCAATGATGATCTCCACGGCGGTCATCGCTAACCCAGCGTAGATGGAGCCATTGCCTGCATAACTGAGGCGCACGATAATACCTTTGGCGTCCGTGCCTTGATTCTCCGTATCCATGATCGCCTGAACAAACCGCCACAGTACGTATCCTGATAAGCCAATAGCAACCAATCCGAGCAAAATTCGCCCAAACGGTCGGTCTACAAGCGATTGGAGAGCGCCACGTGCGTTAGTAGTTCTGCCGCCTGGGCCATAGGCAGATGAAGCCGCTAGCCATCCAACGATCGCGTAGACTACTCCCTTAGCTGCATAGCCGAGTCGAAAGAGTCGTTCCATCCAAGGGCTAGCAACTACAAGACTCGCTATCCGTTCTATTCGCTTCTTGGCGTTTTCAATCACTGCATTGCACACTTTCAGGGGTTCGGTTTAAGAGAAAGCATCTAACCTCAATTAGCCACAAAAGTACCTCCATCGTAGTTGTGTTGTCGCGGAGTGTCTAAAGCAGAGCTATCGGAGTTCTTTAAAATCGTGTGAACTGTCCAGCCATACCGTTCTGAATGCAGCAACTAAGAGCCAGGTGTTCTATCGTTAGCGATCGCTTCTTCTGGTGGGGAACTGTCTTTTTCATCTTTGTGCCAATTGTTAAGTATGTCTTTAATCAAGAGTTCATATATCCAAATTTTGGAAACAATCACTAGGGGCACAGCAAGAAATACACCTATAAAACCAAAAAGACTGCCGAAAATGACAACAGCTAACAAAGTGGTTGCTGGTAGCAATTCCACTTGTTGTTTCATCACAAAGGGCACTAGAACATAAGCCTCAAACTGCTGAATCAGAATGTACAGGATTAGCACTGCAACTGCTTTTCCAGGAGAAACGAGTAGAGCAGCGACAACCATCGGTGGTATCACGCTCAAAACGGGTCCAATATTAGGGATAAATTCTAATAAGCCCGCGATGATGGCGTTAGCTAACGCCAGTGGCACGCCCAAAATTGACAAACCAATAAAGGTGATCGCAGCAATCGCTGCCATATCAATGAGAGTGGCTGTCATCCAGCCAACAAGAGTGGCTTCACACTCGGAGAAAATTTCATTAGCACGCCGACGATAAAAGGCAGGAAATAGCAGGAGCAACCCCTGTCGGTATGGTGCGGGATTTGCTACTAGCATGATAATTAGAACCAAGACCAGTAACAGGTTAAGGATAATTGCCAGTAGATCGGAGAACCAGGTATAGGTATTGTTTAACAACCGAGTTATCAAAGGTTGCAGCCTGGGAAGAAAATCGCTGAAGCTACGAATATTTATTAATCGCTCTGGAAGCCGGGTAGAGAGCGAGTTGAACCAGTCCCGCAGACTTTCTAAAGTAGTAGGTACGAGGTTGCCCAATTGTTCTAATTGCTGAGCAAAGGAGGGTCCAATCAGTGCAAACAGGATAAATAAGATTCCCAGTAAGGAAATAACTGTGAGTGCGATCGCGATACCTCGATTGACTCCACGTTGCTGAAGCCATCGCACGACCCGGTTTAAGACGATAGCAAAAACTACGGCTGCAAAGATGAGCAAAAGGATGTGCCGTATCTGCCAGAGAATATAAAGAGAAACTGCAAAGGCAAGGAAACCGATTAATTTCCCTAAACTCACAACGGTAGCCTCCATTTTTGGCTATTTCGATTGAGTTGGGTAAAAAACTTCTGCTTGGTTATGTACTGACGCATCCAACTATCCCTGAAAGCGAACTTGTCGGAAGCGAGTACAGACCACTTGGTTTCCCTGAACAGCAACTTCTTTCCCGTCCACCCAAGCCTGCTGCGGTTTAAACCCGTGGAGGTGCAGTTGGATGTTTTGGTAAGGGAAGCAATACTCTCCCTGTTCCTCCCAGATGAGTTCCAAACCGTTTTCACCCTTGCCCAAGCGGAAGCGATCTCCGCGCCACTTCCCATATCCATCTCCTGCATCACTGTAGAGACAACCTTCACTTGTTCCTTGCACAGTTGTGTAGAGGTGGAGAATGAGTTGCTGACCTTCCTCCATTGGCAGAATACTTCCTGCCTTCACCAGAAGCGGAATCTGCTCTAATGGAGCTTCAAGATTAATCTCTCTTCCTCCTTCGATGAGCGTATCATCCCAGAAGTTGTACCAGTGTCCTTTAGGGAGGATAGCATTACGCGATCGCGCCCCTTTCTTTACAATCGGACACACCAGCAGCGCATCACCCAGGAAAAAAGCATCCTCCACACCCCACAGTCGTTCGTCATCAACATTAGACCAGAAAAGCGGACGAATGGGCGGATGACCTGTCTGAGTCGCTTCCCAGGCTAGCGTATAAAAGTAGGGAATTAGACGATAGCGCAGCCGCAAGAATTCCCGGACAATATTGAGGACAGTTTCACCATAGCTCCACGGGGTGCGGGGCTTGACATTATTAGCCGAATGTGTACGGCAGAAGGTGAGAAAACACGCCATCTGGAACCAACGCAGGTAAAGTTCATCCGAGGGATTTCCTTTAAAGCCGCCGATATCCGGGCCTGTATAAGGAATTCCCGAAAGACCCATCCCCAGAATAGTCGGCAGCGTTTGGCGCAAACCCTTCCAACTGGTTTCCACATCTCCTGTCCACGTCCAAGCATAACGCTGCAAACCCGCCCAACCGGAACGCGAAACAATAAAAGGACGTTTCTCCGGTTGGTACTCACATAGGGCTTCATATCCAGCCTGCGCCTGAAGCAACCCGTAAACGTTGTGCGCCTCAACATGGGTGCCGCCTCTGCCTTCCAGAGAATGCTGAGTGGGTCGGGGAAGCGTGGCATCTCCCCAGAGCGTAAACACTCCCGGTTCATTCATATCGTGCCAGAATCCAGTGATGCCCAAATCGAGGAGATATTCATACTGGCGACTCCACCAGTGACGGGCGAGGGGGTTCGTAAAATCGG
This Coleofasciculus sp. FACHB-1120 DNA region includes the following protein-coding sequences:
- a CDS encoding response regulator; the encoded protein is MPHVLLVDDKKPLRDSLSYTLKKEGYCVTTAENGQAAIKLYHKQVPDVILLDLMLSIIDGMEICWRIRAFSNVLILMLTAKDEEIDRTWGLKAGANDYITKPFKTCELLERIKAILQQRQSN
- a CDS encoding DUF1206 domain-containing protein, coding for MERLFRLGYAAKGVVYAIVGWLAASSAYGPGGRTTNARGALQSLVDRPFGRILLGLVAIGLSGYVLWRFVQAIMDTENQGTDAKGIIVRLSYAGNGSIYAGLAMTAVEIIIDKLDGEVDIDNDDESRDWTALLLAQPFGQWLVGTVGAMVIGVGFYEFYQAYTAKFSRNFKLNEMSDTEKTWATHIGRFGLVAKGVVYSIIGFFLIQAAHQSKSKQVRGLEGALDSLARQHYGRWLLGIVALGLIAYGIYYIVQARYRRINIT
- a CDS encoding AI-2E family transporter, with the protein product MEATVVSLGKLIGFLAFAVSLYILWQIRHILLLIFAAVVFAIVLNRVVRWLQQRGVNRGIAIALTVISLLGILFILFALIGPSFAQQLEQLGNLVPTTLESLRDWFNSLSTRLPERLINIRSFSDFLPRLQPLITRLLNNTYTWFSDLLAIILNLLLVLVLIIMLVANPAPYRQGLLLLFPAFYRRRANEIFSECEATLVGWMTATLIDMAAIAAITFIGLSILGVPLALANAIIAGLLEFIPNIGPVLSVIPPMVVAALLVSPGKAVAVLILYILIQQFEAYVLVPFVMKQQVELLPATTLLAVVIFGSLFGFIGVFLAVPLVIVSKIWIYELLIKDILNNWHKDEKDSSPPEEAIANDRTPGS
- a CDS encoding glycoside hydrolase family 31 protein gives rise to the protein MNNFKQIKLTLRFIKFERFLGSLFYSYQRDWWERQFGNPRTSEPCQEPGKLLQVEPTKRGGRFYFEQAELELCFLSSDLVQVDWKPGIPPIPYGIAHHNWSEVETKLEETASGWVVSSTALKVVITEKGSLKLQNSDGKTLREELPPQRQGEAWTHRAKLRDEEHIYGLGERAASLDLRRPKSEAQRIKSYRMWHYDAGGRYSSGSDPLYLCIPVYLGLHREGSYLVFYENTYSGNVNFSDVAEAYFEGGALRYYLTAGKPAQMLENYTDLTGRSPLPPRWVFGYHQSRWGYETEEAVRETAQGFQTYDLPLSAIHLDIDCKDDFRSFTIDPDRFPKLREFNQELAAKGVRLIAIVNPGVKGDGNSKLFEEGRAQDVFCTYPNGEIVLAPVWPGMCAFPDFTNPLARHWWSRQYEYLLDLGITGFWHDMNEPGVFTLWGDATLPRPTQHSLEGRGGTHVEAHNVYGLLQAQAGYEALCEYQPEKRPFIVSRSGWAGLQRYAWTWTGDVETSWKGLRQTLPTILGMGLSGIPYTGPDIGGFKGNPSDELYLRWFQMACFLTFCRTHSANNVKPRTPWSYGETVLNIVREFLRLRYRLIPYFYTLAWEATQTGHPPIRPLFWSNVDDERLWGVEDAFFLGDALLVCPIVKKGARSRNAILPKGHWYNFWDDTLIEGGREINLEAPLEQIPLLVKAGSILPMEEGQQLILHLYTTVQGTSEGCLYSDAGDGYGKWRGDRFRLGKGENGLELIWEEQGEYCFPYQNIQLHLHGFKPQQAWVDGKEVAVQGNQVVCTRFRQVRFQG